The Lactiplantibacillus paraplantarum genome includes the window TTGTATACCAAGGGAATTACCACTGCTGAAATTGCCGAACTCATTGAGAAAATGTACGGTGCTCACTACTCCAAAGCCACGGTTTCCAACATGACTAAAGCCGTCAATGAACAGGTTCAAGCTTTCCAGCAACGTCGACTGGCTTCACAATATGCGGCCATCTTCTTAGATGCCACTTACTTGCCGTTAAAGCGGGATACCGTTCAAAAAGAAGCCGTTCATATTGCGATTGGCATTCGTCCAGATGGTACGAAAGAAGTGCTGAACTACCAAGTGGCGCCAACGGAATCGACTGGAATCTGGACTGAACTGCTGGGAACCTTGATCAAGCAGGGCGTTAAAGATGTGCTGTTGTTTGTGGCCGATGGGTTAGTTGGTTTGGATGAAGGCTTGAATCGGCATTTCCCTAAAGCCAAACGACAACGTTGCCTGGTTCATGTTGGGCGGAATCTGATGAACAAAGTTCGCGTAAAAGACCGCAAGGCCGTGATCAGTGACTTTAAACAAGTTCATCGGGCCGCCAACCGTGAAGCAGCCGAACTGAAACTGAATGAGTTCGCCAACAACTGGCATCAGACCTATCCCAAATTAATCAAAGATCTGCTTAAAATGCCGAATTTACTCACTTTCATGGACTTTCCACCAGCTATCCGGCAATCACTATACGCCACTAACCTGATCGAGAACTTTAATAAGCATCTCAAGCGCACCACCCACCACAAAGAACAATTTCCAACGGAAGATTCACTGGATCGCTTCCTGGTTTCTCAGTTTAATGTTTATAACGAGAAGTCTCTGAAGCGGATCCACCGAGGGTTCAAAGGACTCCAGGACACCTTGGAAGCATCATTTATTTAAGTTAGATACATATTATATGTACGAAGGCATTTCATTTACACAAGATGTTTTACGCTCTCGTCGAAAGGAAGTAGAGCGTAAGCGATCAGTGACCTTCTCAATTACTGAAAGTCAACTTAAAAAAATGGATGCGGCTGCCCGAAAAAACGGATTTAAAAATCGTTCAGAATTCTTAGCTTCAATCATAGATGCAATTTAGCAGTTAAATAAATAATTAGCCAAACAAACAAATACACAATTTATTTGTTTGGCTAATTTGTATTTAGGTAAAATCTAGTAAAGTGCACTGAACCAAATACGGTTGCCTGTAGGTAAGCGCTATGCTAGACTAAGATTAATTTAACAATCGAATAAAGAGATCAAGCTAAACAGAAAAATCCCCGATTCACGAGGAATCGGGGATTTTAGGTTTAGCAAGTAGCTAATAGAGAGCCACTTAGATTCAGACGATTTAGACCGCCAAGTTAAAATCGTCTGAACATTGTTCTTAATTTGTAGGTTAATTATACCGCAAACCAGTCCTATGGGACAAGTGAAGGATAGTTAAAAACAAATTAAACCCAATGGACTAAGTAGCTAACCAATGCTATTTAGTCCATTTTTGTTGTTAGAAATTAAAAAAGTTGCCGTATGGGCAACCCAGAATAGACACATGCCGGTGAATTTACAAAGCCGATCACGTCCAATGTTCGCTTTGTAATTCAGTTAAAGCATACCAGATTTGTATTTTAAAACAAGTCAGATGTTTTAGCAACTCTCTTTTAAGACGGCCTGTGTCAGTTAAGAAAGGGAGCTTTTATTATGGATCAATCAAACTTTAACTTTACAAATGCTAAAAGAGCCTATGAAGTAAAGTTCTACGCTTTGCTGCAGATCTTACTCCAAGGAGAAAAATATAAGAATCTTAGCGATAGTGCCATTTTACTTTATTCGGTGTTACGCGATCGTCTAAGTTACTCACTAAGCAATAATTGGGTTGACGAAAATAACAACGTATATTTCATATACACAAACAATGAACTAAAAGATTTACGAAACTGGTCAAATAATAAAATCAATAAGATTAAACACGAATTAATGGACGCAAACCTTTTGTATCAAAAACATATGGGTTTTAATCCAAGATCAGGCAAAAACGAACCAAATAGATTATATTTGGCAGATTTGGAAGTAACAGCAAAAGACGTTTATATTAAGTAAGAGCCAATGAAATCGCCTAAACCCCTTGGTACAAGCGGACTTCTCAAAAAGAGAAACCCGCATGACACCGTTTCTGATACGTCTGAATCCCTTGGTACAAGCGGACTCCTCAAAAAGAGACAAGATCTAGACTATACTAATAATATAGATACTAATAGATATAATATAGATACTCAAAAGTTGGACTTTTCCACAGCCCAATTCTCACCAGCAGAACTAGAAAAGCAAAACAAGGATTTGGTGAACCATGCTAATGACTTCTTAACTGATGAAGACAGTGGGCTCCCCGTTTTCTTAGAACCCGAAGCCGTGCAATTACTTAGCTTCTGGTGCCGAACTCTACAACAAATGCGCCGGTTCATTGGCATTATCTTAAATGCTAAGTACCGAGTTGAGAAGGATCATCAGGACATTGGCGTTCTAATCCCACTAGACGATGAAGAACTAAAATCTTTGATGACTAAAGCCTTGAGACGCTACTTTAACGCCCTAAGAAGCAATGAAAAGCATATCAAGAACGTGGAAAACTACTTGTACGGCACCATGCAAAACCTATTTGGCGTTTGGTGGAATAAACAAGCGGCTAGAGAATATGCGGCCAAACACCCCGAAGAACAGAACACTGACAATGAGCGTTCTTGAAATTAAACGTCATATGGACTCATTTAAGCCGTTTTAAGTGTTACATGCATAATTAATTATATTAAAACTGCTTTAAAATCGCTTAGAAGTAAAAATAGGTGCCTTAAGTGGCCGAATTGACGATAGCTGAGCTAGAAAACGGGATAGGAGCTTTTTAAATGACCAAACCCAGCAAAGAAATCGAAACAATTGATCAATTGTTGGCTGACCCCTGGGCAGTCAATATTCAAGACATTTGGGAACAAGCGGCATATAATCCAGATCCTGATAAACACAAGCTGTTTGACGCGTTACACACTTACCTCTTAGATAAACGCCAAGAGCAAATTATCAACGAAAAGCATTTTGTGATTTAACATGGACAGGTCAAATAATCAGTGACTGAAATAGAAAGGAGGCACAAAATATGGCTAAAACTCGAACATATATGGACAAGTATAAATTCACAGCTGCAGAAAACCAACGGTTTGCCCGAGCAAACTTTACCAAGTTAGTGCATACTAATGCTCGTTTTGAAGGCGTTAATACCACTTTGCCACAAACACAAACTATTATGGACGGTATGAGCGTAGCAGGAGTACCTGTTGAAGATGTTTTGACGATTGTTAATTTAAAGCGTGGGTGGCAATATATCACTGCTCAAAATTCCCCTTTAACGTTAACCATGGAAAAACAAATCAACAAGATTGTGGCAGCGGAAGACGCCTTAGTACCAGGAGAATTACGGCAAGGGAAAGGAGGAGTTGATTTAGGTAGTGAAGACTTTTTTGAACCACCTTTAATTAACGAAAAACAAGAACAATCCTTTTTACAAAAAATCTTGGCTGATCCACGAACGACGATTACTGATAAAGCATTGACTGTCATGTATCATAATATGCGCCAACAAATCTTTTGGGACGGGAACAAAAGGACGGCGACTTTAAGTGCTAATAAAATTATGATTGACGGTGGTGCAGGCTTAATCAATGTGCCGTTAGATAAGTGGGATCAATGGAACGAACTAATTGCCAATTATTATCGAACTAATGACATGGCTAAAATTAAACGGTGGACATATGACAATGGCATTCAAGGATTACAAATTAGAGCAAACTTAGCGCTTAAATCAGTTAAAGACAAAACTAGTAAAAGAATTCAAAAACAGTTAAAAGATTTTGCGGATCAGAACCCAGAAATCAAGCCCAAAAATGATCCAGAAAATAAAAACGATCGGCCTAGTTATTAGGCTGATCGTCTTTAAATTTATTCGGTTTATGGGCATTAACGTAATTGGTAGATTGTAAAATTAATCCGAACGCTGTTCGGACAAAAAAGATCAGCTTCCTTTAAAATGGTGTTTACCACAAACCCATCTTTTAGGAGCTGATCTTTTGTCTAGTATAACCTATTCGTTGGCATGTAAAAATTCCTTCCTTTTGAGAGACGATTTATTCATTATACCCTCTCTTAAAAGTTGTCTCAGGAATCAGCTTACATCCAAAAACATGATAGAGACTATCATGGAACCCTCTATCAAAAGGTAAATGAAAAATCTTGAATTGCAGTCAATAGGTGAGATCGCTTCTTGGACTTCAATTGTAAATCAACCAATGCGGTGTTATATTTAATGATAGATTGTATTTAATAGCGTTAGTTAAAACGTGTTTTAATCTTGTTAAAATTTTGGAGAGTGAATGATGGATCAAACAGTAAGTTTTGACTTTTTTATCCGGCTTGTCCGTAAATACTGGCGTGCAATTGTCAGTTTTACGGTGGTGGGATTGATAGTTGCCGCAGGGTTGACCTTCTTTGTAATTACGCCTAAGTACCAATCGAGTGTTCAGATTTTGGTTAACCGTAAGAATACTAATGCCGCTACTGAGTACGCTGGGCAGCAGGCTGACGTTCAGATGATTACGACCTACAAGGAATTAATTGCTGGACAAGTGGTTTTAAAACCAACTCAGCAACAATTAAGTGAGCGTTATGGTATTGAGCGCTCACTGAACACATTGAAAAGTGAAGTTAGTGTGACAAGTACGACCAACTCACAAGTTTTCTCGATTGCAGTTACTGACACTGATGCAAAAGCTAGTGCGACAATTGCCAATCAGATTGCTCGTAGTTTTAAGAACCAAGTGCAAAAGATTATTAAAGTTAACAACGTCACGATTGTTGCTCCAGCCGAAACGCCAAATGGTGCGGTATCACCGAAAAAACCTCTTAATATGTTGGTTGGGTTAGTTGCAGGATTGTTACTAGGATTTGTTTATGCAGCGATTCGGATGCTCACTGATCGTCGCGTTCACGACGCTGATTTCTTAACTGATGAATTAGGATTGACTAGTTTAGGCTTGGTTAATCATCAACATCACCATTCAATGAAGAAACAGGCCTTGAATCTGAATGGTGGCTATCATACGCATAATGATCGAACATCGTCACAAGCGATGAAACGAGTTTAGGAGGGTGCTAGATGTTTAAACGTAAAGAACAGAATATAACGACTACGGCCCCAATTAATCTCACGACGATTAATGAACCAATGTCAGTGATTACAGAACAAATTAAAACGATTCGAACGAACATCAACTTTGCGGCTACGGATCATCAGTTACGAACTTTAATGGTAACTTCCGCAATGCTGGGAGAAGGAAAATCAACGGTGAGCGGGAATTTAGCTGTTGAATATGCTAAAGAAGGGATGCAAGTCCTATTAGTTGATGCCGATTTACGTCGGCCAACAATCCATAAGACATTTGGCCTTAAAAACCATAAAGGATTAAGTTCATGGTTAGCCAACCAAATGGATGATGTGAATGATGCAATTCATCCCGTCATTGGCAATCTATTTGTGATGACGAGTGGTCCTAAGCCACCTAATCCTGCCGAACTATTGGGTAGTAATAAAATGACCGAATTTTTGACTTCGGCAACGCGTAAATTAGATTTGGTGATCGTTGACGCACCACCAATTTTGCCAGTGACTGACTCACAGTTGCTCGCTAATAAAGTTGATGGCACGGTCTTAGTTGTTCGCCAAGGTGTAGCCCAAAAGGCAGCGGTTCGTGATGCTGTTAATTCATTAAAGAAATCGCAAGCTAACATTCTGGGTGCGATTTTGAATGATGTTCGTGATGGTTCGCACCACGGTTATTACGGCTATAACAATGGTTATGGGTACTACAGTAATGAAGATAAATAATTTAGTTGACTTACATTGCCATATTTTACCGGCTATTGATGATGGCTCGCCTTCGTTAGAGGAGTCGTTAGAATTGGCGCGGCAGGCGGTTGCTGATGGAATTCGTTATATTTTAGCGACACCGCATCATATGGATCGACATTATCTTAATCATGCATATGATGTTGAAACGGCTGTTAAAGCGTTTCAGGCAGAGTTAGATAAAAATGATATTCCATTAACCGTTTTTCCTGGTCAAGAGGTACATCTGAACGGTCAGCTAATGGAAAATATTGATGATTTGTTGGGTATAGATACTAGTAGAAACTATTTACTGTTGGAATTACCTCATGAAATGGTTCCAAGTTATCTTGATGAAATGATTTTTCAATTGTCATGCGAAGGTATCACGCCAGTTATTGCACATCCTGAACGTAATGCTCAAATTATTGCGGAGCCTCAACGGTTATACAAGCTAGTTGAGCAGGGGGTCCTGGCACAGGTTACGGCCACGAGTTTAGTTGGCACTTTTGGGGAACAAGTCCAACGAACCGCAAAAGAATTTGTTAAGTGCGGTTTGGTGCAGGTGGTCGCGTCGGATGCACATACGCTGAAAAATCGGGGCTTTGCTATGACCAAGGCCTACGAAGTATTAAATGAAATGGATTCGAAATATCCTGAACGTTTTGCAACCAACGCTCGGGATTTGTTGAATGGTGAACAGATCGATATTGGTAAGATTGAGATACCACGAAAACAGCGAAAGCACTGGTTGTTCTAAAAGAAGGAGCGAGTTAAATGAAAGCATTGGTAACTGGAGGAGCGGGATTTATTGGTTCCCACCTTGTGGACCACTTGGTTGCAGAAGGATTGGACGTTGTCGTAGTTGATAACTTGTCCATGGGGGACTTACATAATGTTAAGCATCAGGATGAAGTCACTATTTATGTTGAAGATGTCCGCAACGAAAAGTTTATGCAACAGCTTTTACAAGAAGAACGGCCCGATTATATTTACTTTCTAGCAGCTGTTGCTAGTGTTGCCGATTCGATTGAACGTCCAGCTGAAACCCATTCAGTGAATCAAACTGCAGTATTCAATATGTTGGAATATATTCGGAAGACTAATTTACCAATTAAACAGTTCCTATTTACGTCTTCGGCAGCGGTTTATGGTAATCTGCCAGAATTACCTAAGAAAGAAGACTCACGAGTTGATCCATTATCACCATATGCGATTGATAAGTATGCTACGGAACGTTTTGTACTAGCATATGGTGAACTTTATGATTTACCAACTGTCTGTGTGCGTTTCTTCAATGTTTATGGCCCTGGTCAAAATCCCAGTTCGCCATATTCAGGGGTGCTGTCGATCTTGACTGATTGTCTCAATAACAAGAAGCCATTTACCTTGTACGGAGACGGGAGTCAGACACGAGATTTTGTGTATGTTGAAGATGTTATCCAAGCATTATGGTTGATAACGAAAAGTGATACTGAGCATGAAGTCTTTAATATCGCCAATGGTAATGAAGCCAGCTTAAATGCCATTATTGAAACATATGAGAAGGTTGCAGGAACGTCATTGCAGATTAAAAAGGCGCCAGGGCGTGAAGGGGAAGTAAAACGTTCAGTGGCCAACATCGGTAAGTTAATTAAGTTAGGGTACACGACGAAGTGGTCGTTAGAAGCGGGCTTGAGCAAATATTGGGAAGGGACGCAACGACGTGAAGCAAGTCGATGAAATAGTTAAAGTTGGTCATGTACAACCACAAATGGATTATCGCTTTCCAGCTATGATTGGAAAGCCAGTTACGGGCTGGAAACTGTTTGTAAAACGGATTTTTGATCTTACTGTTGGGTTAATCGGGACGGTTTTGAGTGCGCCAATTGTCCTAGTGTTTGCCATTCTTGTAAAGCTGACTTCTAAAGGGCCAGCATTTTATAAGCAAGAGCGGGTTGGCCTCATGGGGAAGAGTTTTAATGTAATTAAGTTGCGGTCGATGTATCAGGATGCTGAAGCACGAACCGGTGCGGTTTGGGCCCAAAAGAATGATCCGCGAATTACGCCCATTGGTCGGTTTATGCGAAAAACTCGAGTAGATGAATTACCACAATTTTGGAATGTATTAAAAGGTGATATGAGTTTGGTAGGACCGCGACCAGAACGGCCAGTACTGACAGAGGAATTTAGTCGGCAATTTCCAGATTTTCCTAGAAGGTTACGTATTATTCCTGGTATTACAGGGTATGCACAAATCAATGGTGGCTACGATATTACGCCAGATGAGAAATGTAAGTTGGATAATTACTATATTGAACATTTTTCGGTTTGGTTCGATATTAAGATGTTATTAGGAACAGTCAAAATTGTGTTTACTGGAGATGGTGCACGTTGATAACTGATTCTGAAGAGTATACATATACTGGCTTGATGTCCGTATATGCACGTGAAAATCCGACGTTGTTTGAAAACGCACTGACCTCTATATTGAATCAAACCATAAGACCTGATTACTTCTTGCTTGTCAAAGATGGAATGTTAACAGATGAATTAGAAAATACTATCAAGATGGTCAAAGATAAATTTGAACACTGCGGAATCCGATTTATCCAGTTACAAAACAAGCAAAACTTAGGGTTAGGGGCATCTTTAAATAGAGGTTTGACGGCATGTCCAACAGAATTTGTCGCACGTTTTGATTCAGATGACGTTAATGTAGATTTACGAATGGAAAAAACTATGAATGCTTTTAGAGAAAATCCTAGACTAGTAATTGTCGGTTCCCAAATCTTTGAGTTTAATACAGACGAGAGTCATCCATTGGACGTAAAAAATGTGCCGACATCTAATGATGATATTAAAAGATGCAGTGTAAAAAGGAATCCTTTTAATCACATGTCTGTAACGTTTAGAAAAAGTGTTATCTCTAAAGTGGGCGGTTACATTGATGTGCCATTGTTTGAGGACTATTTTTTGTGGATTCGTGTTATTCATTCAAAATATCCAGTATTGAATTTAGATGATATTTTAGTTAAAGCTCATGTTGATGGATGTTTTACAAGTAAACGTGGTGGATTTCATTATCTATTAAAAGAAATTCATTTTCAAAATTTACTTTTAAAAGGACATTATATAGGTATTTTTCAATATGTATATAATGTAGTTGTGCGTGGTAGTATCAGAATCTTACCATCTAAGGTATTACGTTTGATATATTTACATCTAAGAAATACAAGCAAATGAGTATTGTTAATTTAATGAGAAATTAGGAGTAATTGGTTATGAAAAGGATATTAACGTATGGCACGTTTGACTTGCTACACAAGGGCCATGTCAGACTTTTAAAGCGTGCAAGAGATCTAGGAGACAACTTAATTGTGGGAGTTTCTACGGATGATTTTAATTCGATTAAGGGTAAAAGAGCATATACTTCTTTTGAAGATAGAAAGTATATTTTAGAAGCTTTAAGTTGTGTTGACAGAGTGATTCCTGAGAATAGCTGGGATCAAAAAATACATGATGTGATGACTAATAATATTGATATATTTGTGATGGGTGATGATTGGAAGGGCAAGTTTGATTATTTGAAAGAATATTGTGAAGTTATTTATATTCCTCGGACGGAAGGAATTTCAACAACTAAAATTAAACAGGATCTTGAGTCATTTAATTGATTTAAGACTTGTAATAGATACTTTAACTCTTAGTCACTGGGGTTAAATAAGAGGTATTGATATATGGTATTAATATTGGCGCCAGTAATGCTTTTGTTACCGGTACTGGGATTTCCAGTTGTTCTGTTGGCTGCTAGTGATACGCAGAAGTATAAGTATAGCATGATATTGCTTCTAGGAGCTTTTTTTGGTGTTAATGGTTGGCTAATCAAATGGACAATGTGAATGATGCAATCCATCCCGTTAATTGGTAACTTATTTGTGATGACGAGTGGTCCTAAGCCACCGAATCCCGCGGAACTGTTAGGAAGCAACAAAATGACAGAATTCTTAACTTCGGCAACTCGCAAGTTAGATCTAGTAATCGTTGATGCACCACCAATTTTGCCGGTGGCTGACTCACAATTGCTCGCTAATAAAGTTGATGGCACGGTCTTAATTGTTCGCCAAGGTGTAGCCCAAAAAGCAGCGGTTCGTGATGCTGTTAATTCGTTGAAAAAATCTCAAGCCAATATTCTGGGCGCAGTACTGAATGATGTTCGCGATGGTTCGCACCATGGCTATTACGGCTATAGTAGCGGTTATGGGTACTACAGCGATGCAGATAAATAATTTAGTTGACTTACATTGCCACATCTTACCAGCCATTGATGATGGTTCGCCTTCCTTAGAAGCGTCATTGGAATTAGCACGGCAGGCGGTTGCTGACGGGATTCGCTATATTTTAGCGACACCACATCATATGGATCGGCACTATCTCAATCATGCCGGTGATGTGGCAGCGGCGGTTAAGGCATTTCAAGCAGAGCTAGATGCAAATGATATTCCATTAACTATTTTT containing:
- a CDS encoding Fic family protein, with amino-acid sequence MAKTRTYMDKYKFTAAENQRFARANFTKLVHTNARFEGVNTTLPQTQTIMDGMSVAGVPVEDVLTIVNLKRGWQYITAQNSPLTLTMEKQINKIVAAEDALVPGELRQGKGGVDLGSEDFFEPPLINEKQEQSFLQKILADPRTTITDKALTVMYHNMRQQIFWDGNKRTATLSANKIMIDGGAGLINVPLDKWDQWNELIANYYRTNDMAKIKRWTYDNGIQGLQIRANLALKSVKDKTSKRIQKQLKDFADQNPEIKPKNDPENKNDRPSY
- a CDS encoding YveK family protein, encoding MMDQTVSFDFFIRLVRKYWRAIVSFTVVGLIVAAGLTFFVITPKYQSSVQILVNRKNTNAATEYAGQQADVQMITTYKELIAGQVVLKPTQQQLSERYGIERSLNTLKSEVSVTSTTNSQVFSIAVTDTDAKASATIANQIARSFKNQVQKIIKVNNVTIVAPAETPNGAVSPKKPLNMLVGLVAGLLLGFVYAAIRMLTDRRVHDADFLTDELGLTSLGLVNHQHHHSMKKQALNLNGGYHTHNDRTSSQAMKRV
- a CDS encoding NAD-dependent epimerase/dehydratase family protein, which encodes MKALVTGGAGFIGSHLVDHLVAEGLDVVVVDNLSMGDLHNVKHQDEVTIYVEDVRNEKFMQQLLQEERPDYIYFLAAVASVADSIERPAETHSVNQTAVFNMLEYIRKTNLPIKQFLFTSSAAVYGNLPELPKKEDSRVDPLSPYAIDKYATERFVLAYGELYDLPTVCVRFFNVYGPGQNPSSPYSGVLSILTDCLNNKKPFTLYGDGSQTRDFVYVEDVIQALWLITKSDTEHEVFNIANGNEASLNAIIETYEKVAGTSLQIKKAPGREGEVKRSVANIGKLIKLGYTTKWSLEAGLSKYWEGTQRREASR
- a CDS encoding CpsD/CapB family tyrosine-protein kinase, which produces MFKRKEQNITTTAPINLTTINEPMSVITEQIKTIRTNINFAATDHQLRTLMVTSAMLGEGKSTVSGNLAVEYAKEGMQVLLVDADLRRPTIHKTFGLKNHKGLSSWLANQMDDVNDAIHPVIGNLFVMTSGPKPPNPAELLGSNKMTEFLTSATRKLDLVIVDAPPILPVTDSQLLANKVDGTVLVVRQGVAQKAAVRDAVNSLKKSQANILGAILNDVRDGSHHGYYGYNNGYGYYSNEDK
- a CDS encoding sugar transferase, which codes for MDYRFPAMIGKPVTGWKLFVKRIFDLTVGLIGTVLSAPIVLVFAILVKLTSKGPAFYKQERVGLMGKSFNVIKLRSMYQDAEARTGAVWAQKNDPRITPIGRFMRKTRVDELPQFWNVLKGDMSLVGPRPERPVLTEEFSRQFPDFPRRLRIIPGITGYAQINGGYDITPDEKCKLDNYYIEHFSVWFDIKMLLGTVKIVFTGDGAR
- a CDS encoding tyrosine-protein phosphatase translates to MKINNLVDLHCHILPAIDDGSPSLEESLELARQAVADGIRYILATPHHMDRHYLNHAYDVETAVKAFQAELDKNDIPLTVFPGQEVHLNGQLMENIDDLLGIDTSRNYLLLELPHEMVPSYLDEMIFQLSCEGITPVIAHPERNAQIIAEPQRLYKLVEQGVLAQVTATSLVGTFGEQVQRTAKEFVKCGLVQVVASDAHTLKNRGFAMTKAYEVLNEMDSKYPERFATNARDLLNGEQIDIGKIEIPRKQRKHWLF
- a CDS encoding glycosyltransferase → MITDSEEYTYTGLMSVYARENPTLFENALTSILNQTIRPDYFLLVKDGMLTDELENTIKMVKDKFEHCGIRFIQLQNKQNLGLGASLNRGLTACPTEFVARFDSDDVNVDLRMEKTMNAFRENPRLVIVGSQIFEFNTDESHPLDVKNVPTSNDDIKRCSVKRNPFNHMSVTFRKSVISKVGGYIDVPLFEDYFLWIRVIHSKYPVLNLDDILVKAHVDGCFTSKRGGFHYLLKEIHFQNLLLKGHYIGIFQYVYNVVVRGSIRILPSKVLRLIYLHLRNTSK
- the tagD gene encoding glycerol-3-phosphate cytidylyltransferase codes for the protein MKRILTYGTFDLLHKGHVRLLKRARDLGDNLIVGVSTDDFNSIKGKRAYTSFEDRKYILEALSCVDRVIPENSWDQKIHDVMTNNIDIFVMGDDWKGKFDYLKEYCEVIYIPRTEGISTTKIKQDLESFN
- a CDS encoding IS256 family transposase, translated to MNELTTEIIAALAQKQDLDEVFRHHLEIAINQLLQTELAEFLGYERYSYAGINTGNNRNGSYERSFDTKYGQLNLTIPRDRNGRFENHTLPAYGRHSDNLETTVIQLYTKGITTAEIAELIEKMYGAHYSKATVSNMTKAVNEQVQAFQQRRLASQYAAIFLDATYLPLKRDTVQKEAVHIAIGIRPDGTKEVLNYQVAPTESTGIWTELLGTLIKQGVKDVLLFVADGLVGLDEGLNRHFPKAKRQRCLVHVGRNLMNKVRVKDRKAVISDFKQVHRAANREAAELKLNEFANNWHQTYPKLIKDLLKMPNLLTFMDFPPAIRQSLYATNLIENFNKHLKRTTHHKEQFPTEDSLDRFLVSQFNVYNEKSLKRIHRGFKGLQDTLEASFI